The DNA window CGCCGGGCCGATGTCTTCCTGGCTGAGAATGGGGGGATGGCTGAGCAGGCGAACGTTCGGATCACTGATGCGCGGACCATGCGGGCGCTTGCGCATCCGGCCCGGATCGAGATCGTGGAGTACCTGAGTTACACCGGGGCCTCGGTCACCGCCACCGAGTGTGCCGGCCTGGTCGGGCTGTCGCCCAGCGCGACCAGTTATCACCTGCGGGAACTCGCCAAGTACGGGCTCGTCGAGCACGCTCCGAGCCAGGGTGACGGGCGCGAGCGGCGGTGGCGCAGCACCGGCTCCAGCCTGTGGATCGACAGTGACGCCGCGCAGCCGGAGTCGCTGGCGGCGGAGCAGGCGCTCGTCGACCTCTACATGACCCGGGACAAGGATCGGGTACGGGATTGGATGGCCCGGCAGCCGCAGGATCCGCGGGAGTGGCGGGACGCGAGCGCGCTGATGGGCCAGCAACTGGTCATGACGGCCGAGGAGCTGGCCGAGCTGAACAAGAGGATCAGGGCGCTGATGGAGCCGTTCCGGATGCGGGACCGGCAGGCCGAGGCGCCGGAGGGAGCGCGCCGGGTCGTGGTGCAGTACGCGGCGTTCCCGATGGCATAGCCGCACCCTTGCCCGGATAGTTGTGAAGGAATACTTTCGAAGTATGTCCTTCACAACTTCGCGATGGCCGGACGTCCATCTGGCTGCCGCGGGCCGTGGGATCTCGGTCTGCGGTGACCTGCTCGCGGCGACCACGCTCGCGCTGGTCCTCCAGGAATCCGGGCACGGCGGGCTGGCCGTTTCCGGACTGCTCGTCGCGGCGAGCCTGCCGATCGCGGTGCTGGCGCCGCTCACCGGACGGCTCGTGGACCGGGCGGACAGCCGTACCCTGATGGTGGTGGTGGGTCTTGCGCAGACCGCGCTCTGCGCGGCGCTGGCGTTCACCGCCCACCCTGCCCTGATCATTGCCCTTGTCGCGCTGCTGGCCTGCGGTGTTGCCGTCGTTCAGCCGACCATCGCCGCGCTCGTGCCGGGCATGGTCAGCGAGGCGGACCTGCCGCGCGCGAGCGGCATCGTGCAGACCGCGAGCCAGGTGGGGATGCTCGCCGCACCGGCCCTGGCCGGGATCCTGGTCGGGCAGGCCGGTCCCCGAGTGCCGCTGCTACTGGCGGCCGCGGCCTACCTCGGGCTGAGCGGAATCGGACTGCTGATCCGTACGCGGAGGGGCAACCTCACCGGTGCCGACCCCCTGCCGGCTGTCCCGTTCCGCCTCCGCGACGACCGCGTCCTGACCGTCATGACGGTGGCCGTCGCCGCCGTCGTCGCCGGGGTCAGCGCGATAAACGTCTTCGAGGTGTTCTTCATCCGGGACACGCTCGGCGCCTCCACCACGGTCTACGGCTTCGTGATGGCGTCCTGGACCGTCGGCATGCTGACCGCCAGCCTGACCCTCGGCCGGTCGGCGCGCCGCTGGATCACCCTGCGCACCGTGTTGGTCCTGCTGACCGCGACCTGCCTGATGGTGCTCGCCGGCGCCACCGTGCGGAGCGCCGGCTGGCTGATCCCGCTCTGGATCCTCGGCGGCGCGGCGAACGGCGCCCTCAACATCTGCACCACCGTGCTGATCGCCGGCCGGGTGCGGCCCGCGGCGCACGGCCGGGCCTTCGCCGCGACCACCGCGATCGTCCAGGGCGCCGGACTCACCGGGCTGCTGGTGGCGGGTCCGCTGGCCGAGGGTTTCGAGCCCCGCGCCCTGGTCGCGGGCGCCGGGGCAGCGGGCGTCCTGGCAGCGCTGGCCTGCCTCCCCCTGGTGCGATCTGAGCCACCCGCCGCCCCGCCGACCGGCAGCGGACCCGAGATCAGGGATAACGTCGCAGCATGAGCGACAGCGTCCGTCGGCCCCGGGTCGGGCATATCCAGTTCCTCAACTGCCTCCCGATCTACTGGGGCCTGATGCGCTCGGGCGCCCTCCTCGACGTCGACCTGCACAAGGACACCCCGGAGCGGCTCAGTGCCGCGCTCGTCGCCGGTGACCTGGACATCGGGCCGATCACGCTCGTCGAGTACCTGCGGCACGCCGACGAGCTGCTGCTCCTCCCCGACCTGGCGGTCGGCAGCGACGGGCCGGTGCTCTCGGTCAACCTGATCTCCACCCGGCCGCCGGCTGAGCTCAACGGGCGGCCGGTCGCGCTCGGTTCCACCTCGCGGACCGGGGTGCTGCTCGCGCAGATGCTGCTGGCCGAGAGGTACGGGGTCGACCCCGAGTACTTCCGCTGCCCGCCGGACCTGTCGCAGATGCTGATGGAGGCCGACGCCGGTGTTCTGATCGGGGACCCGGCGCTGCGCGCGATGTACGAGGCGCCCACCCTCGGCCTGCAGGTGATCGACCTGGCCGAGGCGTGGAAGGAGTGGACCGGGCTGCCGATGGTCTTCGCCGTCTGGGCGGTCCGCAAGGACTTCGCGGCCGCGCACCCGGGTCTGGTCAAGGACGTGCACGAGGCGTTCCAGCGGTCCCGTGACCTGGCGTTGCAGGAGCTGGACGAGGTGGCTGAGGCCGGCGCCCGATGGGAGCCGTTCGACGCGGCCACCCTCGCCAACTACTTCCGGGTGCTGGACTTCTCGCTCGGTGAGCGGCAGGTCGCCGGGTTGCGCGAGTTCGCCCGGCGGGCGGCGGAGCGAGGCGAGGTGCCGGCTCTGCCGCTCGACGGCCCGGAGTTCTTCGCCGGCTAGCTGAGGATCTCTTCGAGGGCCGCCACGTCTGCCACGCTGAGCTGCCACGACGCCGCCGCAGCGTTGGCGTGCACCTGCTCGGCCGTGGTCGCCCCGGCGATCACGCTGGTCACCGCCGGCCGTGCGGCCAGCCCGGCGATCGCGACCTCGAGCAGGCTGCGCCCGCGCTCCGCGCCGAACGCGGTGAGCGCTTCGATGGTGTCCCAGTCGGCGGAGTCGAGCCAGGACGCGTACCGGTCGGTCGACATCCGGGTACCGGCGCCGGCCGGTGCGCCGCGCCGGTACTTGCCGGTCAGCAGGCCGGCGTCGAGGGGGAAGAACGGCAGCAGCCCGAGACCGAACTGCTCGCACGCCGGCACGACCTCGGCCTCGGCATCGCGGTGGAGCAGGCTGTACCGGTTCTGGGCGCTGATGAACCGGGTCCGGTCGCTGGTCCGGGCGGTCCAGTCGGCGTCCGCGATCTGCCAGCCGGAGAAGTTCGAGTTGCCCAGGTAGCGGACCTTGCCGGAGCGGACGAGGTCGTCGAGGGCGGCGAGCGTCTCCTCGATCGGGGTGGCCGGGTCGGGCTCGTGCATCTGGTAGAGGTCGATGTAGTCGGTCTCCAGCCGGCGCAGCGACGCCTCGACGGCGCGGGTGATGTACCGCCGTGAGCCGCGGGCGCCGAAGTCCCGGCCGTTCATGCCCTCCATGTTCATGCCGAACTTGGTGGCCAGCACCGCCTCGTCTCGCCGGCCCTTGAGCGCGGCGCCGAGCAGGGCCTCCGACGTGCCGTGCGGGGTGCCGTAGATGTCCGCGGTGTCGAAGAGGGTGATGCCGGCGTCGAACGCCGCGTCGACCACCTCGCGGGTGCCGTCGGCGTCCAGCTTGCGGCCGAAGTTGTTGCAGCCGATGCCGACGGCGGAAACGACGAGGCCCGAGTCGCCCAGCCGGCGGTAGGTCATCTCACTCATGGGTTCCCAACTCTAATAT is part of the Actinoplanes missouriensis 431 genome and encodes:
- a CDS encoding MFS transporter, which codes for MSFTTSRWPDVHLAAAGRGISVCGDLLAATTLALVLQESGHGGLAVSGLLVAASLPIAVLAPLTGRLVDRADSRTLMVVVGLAQTALCAALAFTAHPALIIALVALLACGVAVVQPTIAALVPGMVSEADLPRASGIVQTASQVGMLAAPALAGILVGQAGPRVPLLLAAAAYLGLSGIGLLIRTRRGNLTGADPLPAVPFRLRDDRVLTVMTVAVAAVVAGVSAINVFEVFFIRDTLGASTTVYGFVMASWTVGMLTASLTLGRSARRWITLRTVLVLLTATCLMVLAGATVRSAGWLIPLWILGGAANGALNICTTVLIAGRVRPAAHGRAFAATTAIVQGAGLTGLLVAGPLAEGFEPRALVAGAGAAGVLAALACLPLVRSEPPAAPPTGSGPEIRDNVAA
- a CDS encoding ArsR/SmtB family transcription factor, yielding MAEQANVRITDARTMRALAHPARIEIVEYLSYTGASVTATECAGLVGLSPSATSYHLRELAKYGLVEHAPSQGDGRERRWRSTGSSLWIDSDAAQPESLAAEQALVDLYMTRDKDRVRDWMARQPQDPREWRDASALMGQQLVMTAEELAELNKRIRALMEPFRMRDRQAEAPEGARRVVVQYAAFPMA
- a CDS encoding aldo/keto reductase, whose protein sequence is MSEMTYRRLGDSGLVVSAVGIGCNNFGRKLDADGTREVVDAAFDAGITLFDTADIYGTPHGTSEALLGAALKGRRDEAVLATKFGMNMEGMNGRDFGARGSRRYITRAVEASLRRLETDYIDLYQMHEPDPATPIEETLAALDDLVRSGKVRYLGNSNFSGWQIADADWTARTSDRTRFISAQNRYSLLHRDAEAEVVPACEQFGLGLLPFFPLDAGLLTGKYRRGAPAGAGTRMSTDRYASWLDSADWDTIEALTAFGAERGRSLLEVAIAGLAARPAVTSVIAGATTAEQVHANAAAASWQLSVADVAALEEILS
- a CDS encoding menaquinone biosynthetic enzyme MqnA/MqnD family protein, yielding MSDSVRRPRVGHIQFLNCLPIYWGLMRSGALLDVDLHKDTPERLSAALVAGDLDIGPITLVEYLRHADELLLLPDLAVGSDGPVLSVNLISTRPPAELNGRPVALGSTSRTGVLLAQMLLAERYGVDPEYFRCPPDLSQMLMEADAGVLIGDPALRAMYEAPTLGLQVIDLAEAWKEWTGLPMVFAVWAVRKDFAAAHPGLVKDVHEAFQRSRDLALQELDEVAEAGARWEPFDAATLANYFRVLDFSLGERQVAGLREFARRAAERGEVPALPLDGPEFFAG